The following proteins come from a genomic window of Bernardetia sp.:
- a CDS encoding arylamine N-acetyltransferase family protein, whose protein sequence is MNTEKYLQRINYKHPITIDLKTLNALQEAHLNAVPFENLDIHYKRDIKLHLNSIFDKVVIKNRGGFCYELNGLFFQLLTLLGFDAKMISARVYKGSGNANSLDSYGNEYDHLAIIVKLKNEDFLVDVGFGKFSLHTLPIKIDELHKDQTGNFIFDTLNADYLRVNEIVSDKPVPQYIFTKQERILEEFEDMCLFHQTSSESHFTKKKVISMFKKTGRITLTDNQLKITKDRITSDININVNNKRFEELLLEWFSIRL, encoded by the coding sequence ATGAACACAGAAAAATATTTGCAACGGATAAATTATAAACATCCGATTACAATAGACCTAAAAACTCTAAATGCTCTACAAGAAGCTCATCTAAATGCTGTACCTTTTGAGAACCTAGACATTCATTATAAAAGAGACATAAAACTACACCTTAATTCTATTTTTGATAAAGTAGTTATAAAAAACAGAGGTGGTTTTTGTTATGAACTCAACGGACTTTTCTTTCAATTACTGACACTATTAGGGTTTGATGCTAAAATGATTTCTGCTAGAGTTTATAAAGGAAGTGGTAATGCCAATAGTTTAGATAGTTATGGTAATGAATACGACCATTTAGCCATTATAGTAAAACTAAAAAATGAGGATTTTCTTGTAGATGTTGGCTTTGGAAAATTTTCTTTACATACTTTGCCTATTAAAATTGATGAGTTGCATAAAGACCAAACAGGAAACTTTATTTTTGATACATTAAATGCAGATTATCTTAGAGTAAATGAAATTGTCAGTGATAAGCCTGTTCCTCAATATATTTTTACTAAACAGGAACGAATTTTAGAAGAGTTTGAAGATATGTGTTTGTTTCACCAAACAAGTTCTGAATCTCACTTTACAAAGAAAAAAGTGATTTCTATGTTTAAAAAAACAGGTAGAATAACTCTAACAGATAACCAGTTAAAGATTACCAAAGACAGGATAACATCAGATATTAATATCAATGTAAATAATAAGCGATTTGAAGAATTGTTACTTGAATGG